In the genome of Microbacterium saperdae, one region contains:
- a CDS encoding MDR family MFS transporter: protein MTTDSPVKMTHRQVLEALTGLLLGMFVSMIATTVVSTSMPVIVHDLGGDQAAYTWVITATLLTTAISTPIWGKLADLFNRKLLIQLAIVIFVGATAAAGFAQDTNTLIAFRAIQGIGGGGLAALSQVIMADIISPRERGRYMGLFGAVMAVATVGGPLLGGWITDAANWRWNFFVALPFAIAALIILQKTLHISTERTRKASIDYAGIVLLSTAVSLLLIWITNAGSTFDWWGIETILMVGGAVVATIVFIIVEIKVREPLIPLSLFRGRTFTLSVIASISIGVAMFGTSVYLAQYMQLSRGASPTEAGLMTLPMMAGLLISSMVVGQLVTRFGKWKGYLILGSVLLIAGSALLSTLHYDTDFVLVSLYMFLTGAGVGMTMQNLVLIVQNVAKPSEMGVASSGVTFFRSLGGTIGVSAMGAVLANSLTTLFSDGKERIGAAIAELGAKGADVAAQLSSGTIPEVRLLPEPVRSIIEDFYAQAISHAFLIGIPLAVISLIAILFLPNRPLTTMTTSERAQADAAGAASDTAPTGSPVDEAADVAIADATALSGAPTGTVNVVTGSNDDRR, encoded by the coding sequence ATGACCACGGACTCCCCCGTCAAGATGACGCATCGCCAGGTGCTCGAAGCCCTCACCGGACTTCTGCTCGGCATGTTCGTCTCGATGATCGCCACGACGGTCGTGTCGACCTCGATGCCGGTCATCGTGCATGACCTGGGCGGCGACCAGGCCGCCTACACCTGGGTCATCACGGCCACCCTCCTCACCACGGCGATCTCCACGCCGATCTGGGGCAAGCTCGCCGATCTGTTCAATCGGAAGCTGCTCATCCAGCTCGCGATCGTGATCTTCGTCGGGGCCACCGCGGCCGCCGGCTTCGCGCAGGACACGAACACCCTGATCGCGTTCCGCGCCATCCAGGGCATCGGCGGTGGCGGTCTCGCCGCCCTGAGCCAGGTCATCATGGCCGACATCATCAGCCCCCGCGAACGTGGCCGCTACATGGGCCTGTTCGGCGCCGTGATGGCCGTCGCCACGGTCGGCGGCCCCCTGCTGGGCGGATGGATCACGGATGCCGCGAACTGGCGCTGGAACTTCTTCGTGGCGCTGCCGTTCGCGATCGCCGCGCTCATCATCCTGCAGAAGACCCTGCACATCAGCACCGAGCGCACCCGCAAGGCGTCGATCGACTACGCCGGGATCGTGCTGCTCTCGACCGCCGTCTCACTGCTGCTCATCTGGATCACGAACGCGGGTTCGACCTTCGACTGGTGGGGCATCGAGACCATCCTCATGGTCGGTGGCGCGGTCGTCGCGACGATCGTCTTCATCATCGTCGAGATCAAGGTGCGCGAGCCGCTCATCCCGCTCTCGCTGTTCCGCGGTCGCACCTTCACGCTCTCGGTGATCGCCTCGATCTCCATCGGCGTCGCGATGTTCGGCACCTCGGTCTACCTCGCGCAGTACATGCAGCTGTCCCGCGGCGCCTCGCCGACCGAGGCCGGTCTCATGACGCTCCCGATGATGGCCGGGCTGCTGATCTCCTCGATGGTGGTCGGCCAGCTGGTGACCCGTTTCGGCAAGTGGAAGGGCTACCTGATCCTCGGCTCCGTGCTGCTGATCGCCGGCTCCGCGCTGCTGTCGACCCTGCACTACGACACCGACTTCGTGCTGGTCTCGCTCTACATGTTCCTCACCGGCGCCGGCGTCGGCATGACGATGCAGAACCTCGTCCTCATCGTGCAGAACGTCGCGAAGCCGAGCGAGATGGGCGTCGCGAGCTCGGGAGTCACCTTCTTCCGCAGCCTCGGCGGCACCATCGGCGTCTCAGCCATGGGCGCCGTGCTGGCGAACTCGCTCACGACCCTGTTCTCCGACGGCAAAGAGCGCATCGGCGCGGCGATCGCGGAACTCGGCGCCAAGGGCGCGGATGTCGCCGCCCAGCTCTCCAGCGGGACGATCCCCGAGGTCCGCCTGCTGCCCGAGCCTGTGCGGTCCATCATCGAGGACTTCTACGCCCAGGCGATCTCGCATGCGTTCCTGATCGGCATCCCGCTCGCGGTGATCAGCCTGATCGCGATCCTGTTCCTGCCGAACCGTCCGCTCACGACCATGACCACGAGCGAGCGCGCGCAGGCGGATGCCGCGGGCGCCGCATCCGACACGGCACCGACCGGGAGCCCGGTCGACGAGGCGGCCGATGTCGCGATCGCCGACGCCACGGCCCTCTCCGGGGCGCCGACCGGAACGGTCAACGTGGTCACGGGTTCGAACGATGACCGCCGCTGA
- a CDS encoding LysR family transcriptional regulator ArgP — protein MRIDPELAATVAAVADEGTLDAASRLLRITPSAVSQRLKTLEQQLGRILIVRSKPARLTEAGEAVVRLARQIALLEHDALSGVGLDDESGARRITVPLAVNADSMATWFLAPLARLSARHDIDFDLHRDDQNFTARLLESGTVMAAVTSESVPVAGCSVTALGVLEYEAVAAPAFADRWFPHGATAEALAQAPFVDFDRRDTLQHEWLRERGVPHQGVPRHYVPASHDYALAVELGLGWGMLPFPQGSAGLVRLGGPAVRTALYWQQWNLRSALLDTIAAEVAAEARKVLRSVP, from the coding sequence GTGAGGATCGATCCGGAACTGGCCGCCACCGTCGCGGCCGTCGCTGACGAAGGCACGCTCGATGCGGCCTCCCGGCTGCTGCGCATCACGCCGTCGGCGGTGAGTCAGCGGCTCAAGACACTCGAGCAGCAGCTCGGACGCATCCTCATCGTGCGCAGCAAGCCGGCGCGGCTGACGGAAGCGGGAGAGGCGGTCGTGCGGCTGGCCCGCCAGATCGCGCTCCTCGAGCATGACGCCCTCTCCGGGGTGGGGCTGGATGACGAGAGCGGCGCGCGGCGTATCACCGTGCCGCTCGCGGTGAACGCCGATTCGATGGCGACCTGGTTCCTCGCACCATTGGCCCGGCTGTCTGCGCGGCACGACATCGACTTCGACCTGCACCGCGACGATCAGAACTTCACCGCGCGGCTGCTCGAGTCCGGCACCGTGATGGCGGCGGTGACGAGTGAGAGCGTGCCGGTCGCCGGATGCTCGGTCACCGCTCTCGGCGTGCTCGAGTACGAAGCGGTCGCCGCGCCCGCCTTCGCAGACCGCTGGTTCCCGCACGGCGCGACGGCGGAGGCTCTGGCGCAGGCACCCTTCGTCGATTTCGATCGGCGAGACACGCTGCAGCACGAGTGGCTGCGCGAGCGAGGGGTGCCGCATCAGGGGGTGCCGCGCCACTATGTTCCGGCGTCGCACGACTACGCGCTCGCGGTCGAGCTCGGGCTCGGCTGGGGCATGCTGCCGTTCCCGCAGGGCTCCGCCGGTCTCGTGAGGCTCGGGGGCCCGGCGGTGCGGACCGCGCTGTACTGGCAGCAGTGGAACCTGCGCTCCGCCCTGCTCGACACCATCGCTGCCGAGGTGGCCGCCGAGGCGCGCAAGGTCCTGCGCTCGGTGCCCTGA
- a CDS encoding amino acid ABC transporter substrate-binding protein — protein MSRRLIAVTALVLTAAALTACSGTSAPAESGASDNSSASSDFGLVTDGTLTVATEGTYRPFSFHDDGGSGELTGYDVEIIQAVADKLDLEVKFEETQWDAIFAGLDAGRFDVIANQVTINDEREAAYLFSAPYTVSPGVIVVADGDDSISSFADLDGKTTAQSLTSNWNDLAVESGAKVEGVEGWAQAVTLLRQGRVDATINDKLTFLDYEKTDGPTGLKIAAETEDAGKQAFVFTKDKKSLVEAVDAALEELRADGTLAEISDKYFGADVTE, from the coding sequence ATGTCTCGTCGTCTCATCGCCGTCACGGCTCTCGTCCTCACCGCTGCGGCTCTCACCGCCTGCAGCGGCACCAGCGCCCCGGCGGAATCCGGCGCGAGCGATAACAGCTCCGCCTCCTCGGACTTCGGGCTCGTCACGGACGGCACGCTGACGGTCGCGACCGAGGGCACGTACCGTCCCTTCAGCTTCCACGACGACGGCGGCAGCGGTGAGCTGACCGGCTACGACGTCGAGATCATCCAGGCGGTCGCCGACAAGCTCGACCTCGAGGTCAAGTTCGAAGAGACCCAGTGGGACGCGATCTTCGCCGGCCTCGACGCCGGACGGTTCGACGTGATCGCGAACCAGGTCACCATCAACGACGAGCGCGAAGCGGCGTACCTGTTCAGCGCGCCCTACACGGTGTCGCCCGGCGTGATCGTGGTCGCGGATGGCGACGACTCGATCAGCTCGTTCGCCGACCTCGACGGCAAGACCACCGCGCAGTCGCTGACCAGCAACTGGAACGACCTCGCCGTGGAGTCCGGCGCGAAGGTCGAGGGTGTCGAGGGATGGGCGCAGGCTGTGACGCTGCTGCGTCAGGGCCGCGTCGATGCGACGATCAACGACAAGCTCACCTTCCTCGACTACGAGAAGACCGATGGTCCGACGGGGCTGAAGATCGCCGCCGAGACGGAGGATGCCGGCAAGCAGGCGTTCGTGTTCACGAAGGACAAGAAGAGCCTGGTCGAAGCCGTCGACGCCGCTCTCGAGGAGCTGCGTGCGGATGGCACCCTGGCCGAGATCAGTGACAAGTACTTCGGCGCGGACGTCACCGAGTAG
- a CDS encoding SipW-dependent-type signal peptide-containing protein: protein MNTRRSVREAKRNRSRRIRAVLAGGLVLGIGASATLAAWNDSEYGSATFTAGRFDIVGAADGTTFTSHATTGTAAALTFAATPSLMIPGATTYALFSVKTASPSVAGTLQWNAVSPATTGLAVFLRYGVRTIAGTACNSGTYAAGTSVVPDLSTLATNGTVTQAVSANGGSTVNYCIAVTLQPAADNTVQGASTTLTWQVLGTVPAP from the coding sequence ATGAACACCCGCCGAAGCGTGCGGGAGGCGAAGCGCAACCGCTCCCGCCGCATACGAGCCGTCCTCGCGGGCGGTCTCGTGCTCGGCATAGGCGCGAGTGCGACCCTCGCGGCCTGGAACGACTCCGAGTACGGCTCAGCGACCTTCACCGCCGGTCGCTTCGACATCGTGGGCGCGGCCGACGGCACGACCTTCACCAGTCACGCGACCACGGGAACGGCCGCGGCGCTGACGTTCGCCGCCACCCCGTCGTTGATGATCCCCGGGGCGACGACCTATGCGCTTTTCAGCGTGAAGACCGCGAGCCCCTCGGTGGCGGGCACCCTGCAATGGAACGCGGTGTCGCCGGCGACGACCGGGCTCGCCGTGTTCCTGCGATACGGGGTGCGGACGATCGCCGGCACCGCGTGCAACTCCGGCACCTACGCGGCAGGGACCTCGGTGGTTCCCGATCTCTCCACCCTGGCCACGAACGGCACTGTGACGCAGGCCGTGTCGGCCAACGGCGGATCGACCGTGAACTACTGCATCGCGGTGACGCTCCAGCCTGCGGCGGACAACACGGTGCAGGGCGCGAGCACCACGCTCACCTGGCAGGTGCTCGGTACGGTGCCGGCGCCGTGA
- a CDS encoding SipW-dependent-type signal peptide-containing protein codes for MVKKQNQRKVLAVLAGGLVLGVGVAAVLAAWNDSEFATGTFTAGTFNLEGSSTGNAGYSDHNVDDGDTAATLAFTLPTGVVDSMSPGDSVYAGFWVRLAAGTTTGADLVADGTTADAAAGSNSEYLSYSIYQLAPGATCNAASAIGTPIATGATLDAQTGTTTVALLEGADTTTAGAAVQLCFVVTADAALEQGLATTATWKFTATSTN; via the coding sequence ATGGTCAAGAAGCAGAATCAGCGCAAGGTGCTCGCGGTGCTCGCAGGTGGCCTCGTTCTCGGAGTCGGCGTCGCCGCCGTGCTCGCCGCGTGGAACGACTCCGAATTCGCGACGGGGACGTTCACCGCCGGCACGTTCAACCTCGAGGGATCGAGTACCGGCAACGCGGGCTACAGCGATCACAACGTGGATGACGGCGACACCGCCGCCACCCTCGCCTTCACGCTTCCGACCGGTGTGGTCGACAGCATGTCACCAGGCGATTCCGTCTACGCCGGCTTCTGGGTGCGTCTCGCGGCGGGAACGACCACCGGAGCCGATCTCGTCGCCGATGGAACGACCGCTGATGCGGCGGCCGGCTCCAACTCCGAATACCTGTCTTACTCGATCTACCAGCTCGCGCCCGGCGCGACCTGCAACGCCGCATCCGCGATCGGCACGCCGATCGCAACCGGCGCGACGCTCGATGCGCAGACCGGCACGACGACCGTCGCGCTGCTCGAAGGGGCAGATACGACGACCGCCGGAGCAGCCGTGCAGCTGTGCTTCGTGGTGACTGCGGATGCCGCCCTGGAACAGGGTCTCGCGACGACGGCGACGTGGAAGTTCACGGCGACCTCGACGAACTGA
- a CDS encoding amino acid ABC transporter permease: MSPWELFLASIGPIALGGLIGTIPLALSSFALGLVIALGVALMRISTRSVVSGIARVYISIIRGTPLLVQLFVIFYGLPSIGVTIDPWPCAIIAFSLNVGGYAAEVIRAAIISVPQGQWEAAYTVGMGRTRTLTRVILPQAARVSVPPLSNTFISLVKDTSLASLILVTELFKVSQQIAASTYQFMVVYLTAALVYWVFCLVLSTGQSFLERRLDSRVAN; this comes from the coding sequence ATGTCACCCTGGGAGCTCTTCCTCGCCTCGATCGGACCGATCGCCCTCGGCGGGTTGATCGGTACCATCCCGTTGGCTCTGAGCTCGTTCGCGCTGGGGCTGGTGATCGCGCTGGGTGTCGCGCTCATGCGCATCTCGACGCGCTCCGTCGTCTCGGGCATCGCACGTGTCTACATCTCGATCATCCGGGGGACGCCGCTGCTGGTGCAGCTGTTCGTGATCTTCTACGGGCTCCCCTCCATCGGGGTCACGATCGATCCGTGGCCGTGCGCGATCATCGCGTTCTCGCTGAACGTGGGCGGATACGCGGCCGAGGTCATCCGCGCCGCGATCATCTCGGTGCCGCAGGGCCAGTGGGAGGCCGCCTACACGGTCGGCATGGGCCGCACGCGGACGCTCACCCGCGTCATCCTGCCCCAGGCCGCGCGGGTCTCGGTGCCGCCCCTGTCGAACACCTTCATCTCGCTCGTGAAGGACACGTCGCTGGCGTCGCTGATCCTGGTCACCGAGCTGTTCAAGGTGTCGCAGCAGATCGCGGCGTCGACGTATCAGTTCATGGTCGTCTACCTGACGGCGGCGCTGGTGTACTGGGTGTTCTGCCTGGTGCTGTCGACCGGTCAGAGCTTCTTGGAGAGGAGGCTGGACAGCCGTGTCGCGAACTAG
- the rplL gene encoding 50S ribosomal protein L7/L12, with protein MAKLTTEELLEQFAGLTLVELNDFVKAFEEKFEVTAAAPVAVAGAGGGAAEEVEEKDSFDVVLEAAGDKKIQVIKTVRELTSLGLGEAKAVVDGAPKAVLEGATKEAAEKAKAALEEAGATVTLK; from the coding sequence ATGGCTAAGCTCACCACTGAGGAGCTGCTCGAGCAGTTCGCCGGCCTGACCCTCGTCGAGCTCAACGACTTCGTCAAGGCGTTCGAGGAGAAGTTCGAGGTCACCGCTGCTGCCCCCGTCGCCGTTGCCGGCGCAGGCGGAGGCGCTGCGGAAGAGGTCGAGGAGAAGGACTCCTTCGACGTCGTCCTCGAGGCTGCTGGAGACAAGAAGATCCAGGTCATCAAGACGGTCCGCGAGCTCACCTCGCTCGGCCTCGGCGAGGCCAAGGCTGTCGTCGACGGTGCCCCGAAGGCTGTGCTCGAGGGTGCAACCAAGGAAGCCGCCGAGAAGGCCAAGGCTGCTCTCGAAGAGGCAGGCGCCACGGTTACCCTCAAGTAA
- a CDS encoding iron chaperone, which yields MGSIDEYVAELEPADRDSIHRVYAVASALAPEAEQGRGYGMPALVYRGKPLLSVMRAKKHIGVYPFSPAAVAEVAGILADHPAIGLDKGTIRFQPEHPLPEAAIEALVRARMAQIDG from the coding sequence ATGGGCAGCATCGACGAGTACGTGGCCGAGCTCGAGCCGGCGGACCGTGACAGCATCCACCGTGTGTACGCGGTCGCGAGCGCGCTGGCGCCCGAGGCGGAGCAGGGCAGGGGGTACGGGATGCCGGCCCTCGTCTACCGGGGCAAACCGCTGCTCTCGGTGATGCGCGCCAAGAAGCACATCGGCGTCTACCCGTTCAGCCCCGCCGCCGTCGCGGAGGTCGCCGGCATCCTGGCTGATCATCCGGCGATCGGTCTCGACAAGGGCACGATCCGCTTCCAGCCGGAGCATCCTCTGCCTGAAGCCGCGATCGAGGCACTGGTCCGTGCCCGCATGGCGCAGATCGACGGCTGA
- a CDS encoding MarR family winged helix-turn-helix transcriptional regulator: protein MTAADHTSESPEARAAAVRALEAEFGELITHFRRLILENANRVSPGMLPGAYKALTTIARCEQVTASALAERMLMDKGQVSRTVRELEELTLIERSPDPSDGRSSLLRLTPLGTERLAAARAPQEGMLMSTLHDWDLTDIGNLTRLLHALASGVTPGA, encoded by the coding sequence ATGACCGCCGCTGATCACACCTCCGAATCCCCCGAGGCGCGGGCCGCTGCGGTCCGCGCCCTCGAGGCGGAGTTCGGTGAGCTGATCACCCACTTTCGCCGGCTCATCCTGGAGAACGCCAATCGGGTGAGCCCCGGCATGCTCCCCGGCGCCTACAAGGCGCTCACGACGATCGCGCGATGCGAGCAGGTGACCGCCTCGGCGCTCGCGGAGCGGATGCTGATGGACAAGGGCCAGGTCAGCCGCACGGTCCGCGAGTTGGAGGAGCTCACGCTGATCGAGAGATCACCCGACCCGAGCGACGGCCGCTCCTCGCTGCTGCGGTTGACGCCCCTCGGGACCGAGCGTCTCGCCGCGGCGCGCGCTCCGCAGGAGGGGATGCTGATGAGCACCCTCCACGACTGGGATCTCACTGACATCGGCAACCTCACCCGACTGCTTCACGCGCTCGCCTCCGGCGTCACGCCCGGCGCCTAG
- the rplJ gene encoding 50S ribosomal protein L10, whose protein sequence is MAQKDASVAELTKSFENSSAVLLTEYRGLTVAQLKELRNSIRQDAEYAVVKNTLTKIAANKAGITALDDDLKGPSAVAFVHGDFVATAKALRDFAKANPLLVIKAGIFEGNALSADEVNKYAALESREVLLAKAAGMMKATMGKAAATIDALREKLETAEAA, encoded by the coding sequence ATGGCGCAGAAGGATGCATCGGTTGCCGAGCTCACGAAGTCATTCGAGAACTCGTCCGCCGTTCTGCTGACCGAGTACCGCGGTCTGACGGTTGCCCAGCTCAAGGAGCTGCGCAACAGCATCCGTCAGGACGCTGAGTACGCCGTGGTGAAGAACACGCTGACCAAGATCGCCGCCAACAAGGCCGGCATCACTGCGCTGGATGACGACCTCAAGGGTCCGTCTGCCGTCGCTTTCGTGCACGGTGACTTCGTCGCCACTGCCAAGGCTCTTCGTGACTTCGCCAAGGCCAACCCGCTTCTCGTGATCAAGGCCGGCATCTTCGAGGGCAACGCCCTCTCTGCCGACGAGGTCAACAAGTACGCCGCGCTCGAGAGCCGTGAGGTTCTGCTGGCGAAGGCTGCGGGCATGATGAAGGCGACGATGGGCAAGGCTGCGGCCACCATCGATGCTCTTCGCGAAAAGCTGGAGACCGCAGAGGCCGCGTAA
- a CDS encoding signal peptidase I: MTRRSLRVQSDPSDAPDAAAKARRGGPGRLIADVLLWIAAVGGVICIVLVVLALTAQITLIMFRTGSMSPTITAGSVAVVQRVPAADIAIGDVVTVDRVDELPITHRVTSVEPGASADERIITMRGDANTEADPFPYTVTSVRIVLFSIPGIATLIVGMGNPYVLGVLTLAATALVVWAFWPRADRSESRRRSDGIP; the protein is encoded by the coding sequence GTGACGAGACGGAGTCTGCGGGTGCAGTCCGACCCGTCCGACGCGCCCGACGCCGCCGCGAAGGCTCGGCGCGGCGGACCCGGTCGCCTGATCGCGGACGTGCTGCTCTGGATCGCGGCCGTGGGTGGGGTGATCTGCATCGTGCTGGTGGTGCTCGCCCTCACCGCGCAGATCACTCTGATCATGTTCCGCACCGGATCGATGTCGCCCACGATCACCGCGGGTTCTGTCGCCGTCGTGCAGCGCGTTCCAGCGGCCGACATCGCGATCGGCGACGTCGTGACGGTCGACCGGGTGGACGAGCTCCCGATCACTCACCGCGTCACGTCCGTGGAACCCGGCGCGTCCGCCGATGAGCGCATCATCACGATGCGTGGCGACGCCAACACGGAGGCGGATCCGTTCCCGTACACCGTGACGTCGGTGCGCATCGTGCTCTTCTCGATTCCCGGCATCGCGACGCTGATCGTCGGGATGGGCAACCCGTACGTGCTCGGCGTGCTCACGCTCGCCGCGACGGCACTGGTCGTCTGGGCGTTCTGGCCGCGGGCCGATCGATCCGAGTCGCGCCGCAGAAGCGACGGCATCCCATGA
- a CDS encoding YqaJ viral recombinase family protein yields MNQDLAARIVADSRDRVAWLRARSRGITATDVAGLTSERSIARAADAKLGGGPRFGGNAYTDHGRRREPEIAAWVAATHGILPSSALFRAEVEHRHLATPDGIAVDADGRVKLAEIKTTNKAFRGIPRTYLRQIWWQQHVLGAERTLFVWEEHVDFAPIHDEPRCVWIDRDDKEIAKLVGLATDLIDELYRRTTGQQIPARIADATAAAAASRREHLRERDAFRALALAD; encoded by the coding sequence GTGAACCAGGACCTCGCCGCACGCATCGTCGCGGACTCCCGCGACCGGGTGGCGTGGCTGCGAGCACGGTCCCGCGGCATCACCGCGACCGACGTCGCCGGACTCACGAGTGAGCGATCGATCGCACGCGCGGCCGACGCCAAGCTCGGCGGAGGCCCACGGTTCGGCGGCAATGCCTACACCGACCACGGTCGGCGCCGCGAGCCCGAGATCGCCGCCTGGGTCGCCGCGACCCACGGCATCCTCCCCTCCTCCGCGCTGTTCCGGGCCGAGGTCGAGCACCGTCACCTCGCGACCCCTGACGGCATCGCCGTCGACGCCGACGGCCGGGTCAAGCTCGCCGAGATCAAGACGACGAACAAGGCGTTCCGCGGAATCCCCCGCACGTACCTCCGCCAGATCTGGTGGCAGCAGCACGTGCTCGGCGCCGAGCGCACGCTCTTCGTCTGGGAGGAGCACGTCGACTTCGCGCCCATCCACGACGAGCCGCGCTGCGTGTGGATCGACCGCGACGACAAGGAGATCGCGAAGCTGGTCGGCCTCGCGACCGATCTCATCGACGAGCTCTACCGCCGCACCACCGGGCAGCAGATCCCGGCGCGGATCGCGGATGCCACCGCTGCCGCGGCTGCGAGTCGGCGCGAGCACCTGCGCGAGCGCGATGCGTTCCGCGCCCTGGCCCTCGCCGACTGA
- a CDS encoding amino acid ABC transporter ATP-binding protein gives MSRTSPAEPLLTARGLRKSFGSNEVLRGIDLTLHRGEVVVLIGPSGSGKTTVLRSLNGLETPDAGRISVDGGPEIDFATRPSPKERFALRDRSAMVFQHHNLFPHFTVLENVIEGPWRVQGRPKEEVVVEARALLERVGLSDKADARPHQLSGGQQQRVGIVRALALKPDLLLFDEPTSALDPELVGDVLVVIKELADEGWTMAVVTHELSFAREAADHVLFMDGGVVVEQGTPEQVFTAPQHERTQRFLTRILRPLDGI, from the coding sequence GTGTCGCGAACTAGCCCCGCAGAACCCCTGCTCACCGCCCGCGGACTGCGCAAGAGCTTCGGCTCGAACGAGGTGCTGCGCGGCATCGATCTGACGCTGCACCGCGGCGAGGTCGTCGTCCTCATCGGTCCCAGCGGTTCAGGGAAGACGACGGTGCTCCGCTCGCTCAACGGCCTGGAGACGCCGGATGCGGGTCGGATCTCCGTGGACGGAGGTCCGGAGATCGACTTCGCGACGCGCCCGTCGCCGAAGGAGCGCTTCGCCCTGCGCGACCGCTCGGCCATGGTCTTCCAGCATCACAACCTGTTCCCGCACTTCACGGTGCTGGAGAACGTGATCGAGGGGCCGTGGCGCGTCCAAGGACGGCCGAAGGAGGAGGTCGTCGTCGAAGCGCGGGCGCTGCTCGAACGCGTCGGTCTCAGCGACAAGGCGGACGCACGTCCGCACCAGCTCTCCGGCGGGCAGCAACAGCGCGTCGGCATCGTCCGGGCGCTCGCGCTCAAGCCGGACCTGCTGCTGTTCGATGAGCCGACCAGTGCGCTCGACCCCGAGCTCGTGGGCGATGTGCTCGTCGTCATCAAGGAGCTGGCCGACGAGGGCTGGACCATGGCCGTCGTCACGCACGAGCTGAGCTTCGCCCGCGAGGCCGCCGATCACGTGCTGTTCATGGACGGCGGTGTGGTGGTCGAGCAGGGAACGCCGGAGCAGGTCTTCACGGCACCGCAGCACGAGCGCACGCAGCGCTTCCTCACCCGAATCCTCCGACCGCTCGACGGGATTTAG
- the lysE gene encoding L-lysine exporter has product MLSVLAGLGLGLSLIVAIGAQNVFVLRQGIRREHVLAVVIICAVSDAVLIIAGVAGLGYVISAAPWLVVVARWAGAAFLLVYGLLAARRAWRGTGEALQVDSEEEPVAQGPGTTLTRTRTPLAPVILTVLALTWLNPHVYLDTVLMLGSIAATHGEERWLFAAGAVTASILWFTALGFGARYLGRWLRTPLSWRILDAVIAVVMIAIAVSLVLPVLNA; this is encoded by the coding sequence ATGCTCTCCGTTCTCGCAGGCCTCGGCCTGGGCCTCTCCCTGATCGTCGCCATCGGCGCCCAGAACGTCTTCGTGCTCCGACAGGGCATCCGTCGCGAGCATGTGCTCGCCGTGGTCATCATCTGCGCGGTATCCGATGCGGTGCTGATCATCGCCGGCGTCGCCGGACTCGGCTACGTGATCTCCGCCGCCCCCTGGCTCGTGGTGGTCGCGCGCTGGGCGGGCGCGGCGTTCCTGCTCGTGTACGGACTCCTGGCCGCTCGTCGCGCGTGGAGAGGCACCGGAGAAGCTCTGCAGGTCGACAGCGAGGAGGAGCCTGTCGCACAGGGGCCGGGCACCACGCTCACCCGCACCCGCACTCCCCTGGCGCCGGTGATCCTCACCGTCCTCGCCCTCACCTGGCTCAACCCGCACGTGTACCTCGACACGGTGCTGATGCTCGGCTCGATCGCCGCGACCCACGGCGAGGAGCGTTGGCTGTTCGCCGCCGGAGCGGTGACCGCGAGCATCCTGTGGTTCACCGCGCTCGGCTTCGGCGCGCGCTACCTCGGTCGCTGGTTGCGCACGCCGCTGTCGTGGCGCATCCTCGACGCCGTGATCGCCGTCGTGATGATCGCGATCGCGGTGAGCCTGGTGCTTCCGGTCCTGAACGCCTGA